From one Lycium barbarum isolate Lr01 chromosome 6, ASM1917538v2, whole genome shotgun sequence genomic stretch:
- the LOC132598741 gene encoding pentatricopeptide repeat-containing protein At2g06000 yields MPLWVQRASNIFLISRHFHAHSSSKSYGLESIWFTKVVCLLCFHHSQQSLGVFSSDYFRRNLDPYIAFNVIQHINTNLNNPRLAFRFFEYSRINLNLVHSIGTFNLLLRSLCQMGFHDLAVLVFKYMKTDGYLVESSILDSVVLALANAGKFGFAKEILISQGELGSIVRPFVHNSLLSLLMKRSRVDEAVDFFKDHILRPKTLFPDTCTFNIVIRGLCRVGGVDKAFEFFNDMQSFGCFPDIVTYNTLISGLCTVGQVDRARRLLTDLELQDGLSPDVVTYTSVISGYCKLSRMDEAINLMDEMITYGISPNVVTFNILINGFGKIGDMFSATNIYGRMCAVGYPPDVVTFTSLIDGYCRTGELDQGLKLWDEMNIRNMSPNLYTFSVLIGALSKENRLNEARELLRQLKLRDDIIPQPFVYNPVLDGFCKAGNLNEANVIAAEMESKGCCHDKITFTILILGHCMKGRMLEAMAIFDKMLSLGCVPDDITVSCLTSCLLKAGMAKEAYKVRLTSSKDLNTDLSSSKPSVPFRTSLDIPVAV; encoded by the coding sequence ATGCCCTTGTGGGTTCAACGGGCGTCCAATATTTTCCTCATTTCTCGACATTTTCATGCTCACTCTTCTTCTAAATCATACGGACTTGAATCCATTTGGTTTACTAAAGTTGTATGTCTTCTCTGTTTTCACCATTCTCAACAATCTCTTGGTGTGTTCAGTTCTGATTATTTTCGTCGGAATTTGGACCCTTATATTGCTTTTAATGTTATTCAACATATTAATACTAATTTGAATAACCCCAGATTGGCATTTCGTTTTTTTGAGTATTCCAGGATTAATTTGAATCTTGTTCATTCTATTGGGACTTTTAATTTGCTTTTAAGGTCACTTTGTCAAATGGGGTTTCATGATTTGGCGGTATTAGTGTTCAAGTATATGAAAACTGATGGGTATTTAGTGGAAAGTTCGATCTTGGATAGTGTAGTTTTAGCACTTGCAAATGCGGGTAAGTTTGGGTTTGCTAAAGAAATTTTGATTTCTCAAGGTGAGTTAGGTAGTATTGTTAGGCCTTTTGTACATAATAGTCTTTTGAGTTTGTTAATGAAGCGAAGTAGGGTAGATGAGGCAGTTGATTTTTTTAAAGATCATATTTTGAGGCCAAAGACATTGTTTCCAGATACTTGCACTTTTAACATTGTGATTCGTGGGCTTTGTCGAGTTGGTGGAGTTGATAAGGCGTTTGAGTTTTTCAACGATATGCAAAGTTTTGGTTGTTTCCCTGATATTGTTACGTATAACACTCTTATAAGCGGGTTGTGCACTGTTGGTCAAGTGGATAGGGCGCGACGTTTGTTAACAGATCTTGAGTTACAAGATGGATTGTCACCTGATGTTGTGACATATACGTCTGTTATCTCTGGTTACTGCAAGTTGAGTAGGATGGATGAGGCTATAAATCTTATGGATGAAATGATTACTTATGGTATTAGTCCAAATGTGGTTACTTTTAACATTCTTATTAATGGTTTTGGCAAGATAGGAGACATGTTTTCCGCGACAAACATATATGGAAGAATGTGTGCTGTTGGTTACCCTCCTGATGTTGTTACCTTCACTTCTCTCATTGACGGTTATTGTCGGACTGGAGAGTTAGACCAGGGCTTAAAGCTCTGGGATGAAATGAACATCAGAAATATGTCTCCAAACTTATATACTTTCTCTGTTCTTATCGGTGCTTTGAGCAAGGAGAATAGGCTAAATGAAGCTCGGGAATTATTGAGGCAATTGAAATTGAGGGATGATATTATCCCCCAACCATTTGTATACAATCCTGTGCTTGATGGGTTCTGCAAGGCTGGTAATTTAAACGAAGCAAATGTTATTGCAGCAGAAATGGAGAGCAAAGGGTGTTGCCATGATAAAATAACCTTCACCATTCTTATTCTCGGGCATTGCATGAAAGGAAGAATGCTTGAAGCTATGGCCATATTTGATAAGATGCTATCATTGGGTTGTGTCCCCGATGATATCACAGTAAGTTGTTTGACATCATGCCTTCTAAAAGCTGGGATGGCAAAGGAAGCGTATAAAGTAAGGCTCACTTCATCAAAGGACTTGAATACGGATTTATCATCTTCAAAGCCATCTGTACCATTCAGGACAAGTTTGGATATCCCAGTGGCTGTCTAA